The Streptomyces uncialis genomic interval CGCGGGATGTCCGGGGTGGACGCCTGGCGGCGGGCCGGGCGGGCGAAGGTGCGCAGCGGCTCGGGCCGGGGCACGAACTCGTCGAACCAGCGGGCCAGCCGGGCGTCCCAGGGCAGCGGTGGATGGCTGAGCGCCCGGATCTCCTCCACGAGTCCGGCGGGCAGGGTGCCGCGTTCCTGGTACCCGTGCAGGTCGAAGCCCTGGACCAGACCGCGCCGGTAGAACTCGTCGAGGTCGACGTAGTCGGCGGGGCCGCGGGCCAGTGGTTCGCCGAGGATGTCGCCGCGTCCCTTGCCGCGCAGGGTGGACAGCCGCCGCATCCGCCGCAGATCGCCCGCGATCCGGTCGTAGACCTCCTCCGCCGACAGCCCGGCCAGCTCGGGATCGTGGAGCAGCCCGTCCGGCATCAGTCCGACGTCCATCTCCCGCAGCCAGCCGTTGATGACGTAGTCGGCGGCGACGTTGAACAGGTACGGGTCGCGTCCGCCGAGCCGGTCGCCGTGGCGCAGGGCGGCGTGCAGCATCTCGTGGGCGAGGACGAACCGCCACTCCTCCGTGGTGAGCCGCACCAGCGGATTGATGTAGATCTCGCCCGCCGTGGCGTTGACGGCGGCGATGGCGATGTCATGGGCGCGGGCCAGTTCCGCGTCGGCGACGATCCTCATCCCGGCGGCGATCCCGCCGAGCAGCGGGTACGAGGACACGAACCAGTTGAGCGCGTGGTGCCACTCCCTGACGTGGGGCGCCTCGTCCGAGAAGGACATCCGGCGTCCGCCCGCCACGTCCATGGCCACGGAGACACTGCGGGTCAGGGCCCTGGCGAACGCCTCCTGCCAGTCGGTGGGCGGCGGGGTGAACTGGTCGTCGGGCCAGGAGGTCAGCACCTGGTCGGGGGCGTCGCCGCCGGTGCCGCAGCGCTCGTAGGCGACCGGGACGCCGTCCCGGCGCCAGCCCGCGGCGATCTGCTCCTCGTCGCCGCCCGGCCAGCTCGCCGGGAGGTCGTCGGGGGGCTGTCCGCAGGGGAAGGTCTCCTGGAACCGGTTCACGACGGCGCAGCGGGCGGCGAGGTCGGCGCGGTCGGGCTGGACGCGCTCGCCGGTCGCGGCGGGGACATGGCCGAAGCCGAGATGGATGACGCAGTGGGCGATCGCCCAGGCCCACTCGGCGGGTTCGGCGCGGCGGGTGGGGTGCGCGTGGAGCGCGCCGCCGGAGTCGATCCGGCACAGCCCCCGCTCGGGGTACTGACGGCATTCCTTGCCCCGGCACACGGTGGGTTCCAGGGCGGCGAGCGCGGGGTTGCGCATCGCCAGCTTCAGCCCTTCGGCGAACGCCTCGGCCGCCGGGTCCGGCTTGGCCTTGCCCTTGCCGCCCCGGCCGGGGCCCCGGCTCACCGCCGGCCCCCGCGGGTACGGCCGGTCACCGGCGGGCCTCCACCAGGCGCGGCATGTCGCGGGCCGCCTCCACCAGGAACCAGGCGGGCAGCACCGGCTGTCCGTCGGCGTCGTCCGCGATGACGGCCTGGGCGACCTCGACGGAGATCTCCGCGAGCTGCACCAGCAGGGCCTTGGCCCGGTACGCCGTCTGACGGCCCGTCGCCGACACATGCTGCTTGTCGGCGGGCAGTTCCTTGACGAGCCTGCCCCGGAACGCCTCGGCGAGGTAGTACAGCAGATCCCGGTCCCCGAGGCCGCGCGGCCAGGAGGCGTCGCCCTTGAGGATCGCGTCGATGCCGTACGCGTGCCGGACGATCTTCACATAGCCGCAGAACGCGACGGCGTGCGCCGGGCTGAGGGTGCCGTGCGCGACGACCTTCAGGGTGTCCTCGTCCAGGCCGGGCCCGAAGGAGTGCAGCGCGTCGGACAGCATGTGCCAGGACCGGGGGGTGGAGAACGGTTCCTCGGTCTTCGGGGGCTTGGACCACAGATGGTCGGGCCGGTCCGTGAGGTGGTCGAGTATCCAGGGGTGGATGCCGTTCGAGGCCGCCCACAGGAGCCAGTCCTTCGCGGACGCCTGGAGATGGACATGGGTGAGCCGGTTGATCAGGGCGGAGGCCATCGGGCGGGCGAGCGCGTTGTCGGTGGCGCGGTTGCCCGCGCCGATCACGATGGAGCCCTGGGGCAGTTCGTAGCTGCCGATCCGGCGGTCGAGGATCAGCGAGTAGAACGCCTTCTGCACATCCGGTGTCGACGCGTTCAGCTCGTCCAGGAACAGGCAGTACGGCTCGTCGCGGGCGATGGCCTCCGGCGGGCAGAACACCGAGCGCCCGTCGCGGATCTGCGGGACCCCGATCAGGTCCTCGGGGGCGAGCTGGGTCCCCAGCAGGCTCACGCACTCCAGCCCCAGCGACTCCGCGAAGTCCCGCACCAGCGACGACTTGCCGATCCCCGGCGCGCCCCACAGGAACACCGGCCGCACGGTCGCCAGACCGAGCAGCAGCTCGGGTATCCGGGCGGGGGTGACGGTGACGGCCGGCTGCACGTGAGGACTCCTGGTGGGGGGTGGGGCGCTGCGACGGCCCGTGCGGGAACGGGTACGGCGGCCGGCGCCGGGCGGCGGGACCACGCCGCGGCCGGCCGGTGCGGCGCCGGTGACGACGGGAACAGTCTGGACGGGACGGTGGCGTGGCGCAGCCGAATTTACCGGCGGCCGGGCGGGGCCGCGGGTGGCCGGTCGGCCCGGGACACGGGTGAGGCCGCTCCCGTTCCGCCGCCGCGCAGCGATGTGGCCCGGGTCGTACCGGGCCGGGCCGCGGGACGCTTCTTACGGGTGCCGTCGCGCAGCACCCGTACGCCGTCCAGGACGGCGGCTCCCGGGTGCGGCCGGTCCGGGTGCGCGAGGGAGACCGGTACCTGGGGTCCCTCCTCGACGCCGAGCCAGTGCCGGAACAGTCCGTGGAGCTGTTCCGCGCCGACGAGTTCGGCGCGG includes:
- a CDS encoding vWA domain-containing protein gives rise to the protein MSRGPGRGGKGKAKPDPAAEAFAEGLKLAMRNPALAALEPTVCRGKECRQYPERGLCRIDSGGALHAHPTRRAEPAEWAWAIAHCVIHLGFGHVPAATGERVQPDRADLAARCAVVNRFQETFPCGQPPDDLPASWPGGDEEQIAAGWRRDGVPVAYERCGTGGDAPDQVLTSWPDDQFTPPPTDWQEAFARALTRSVSVAMDVAGGRRMSFSDEAPHVREWHHALNWFVSSYPLLGGIAAGMRIVADAELARAHDIAIAAVNATAGEIYINPLVRLTTEEWRFVLAHEMLHAALRHGDRLGGRDPYLFNVAADYVINGWLREMDVGLMPDGLLHDPELAGLSAEEVYDRIAGDLRRMRRLSTLRGKGRGDILGEPLARGPADYVDLDEFYRRGLVQGFDLHGYQERGTLPAGLVEEIRALSHPPLPWDARLARWFDEFVPRPEPLRTFARPARRQASTPDIPRAGRRFPPEEIARCTFGVVLDTSGSMDRVLLGKALGAIASYAAARDVPAARVVFCDAAPHDAGYVPVEDIAGRVRVRGRGGTVLQPAVDLLRRADDFPASAPLLIITDGWCDVLTVRREHAYLLPPGGALPFTPRGPVFRVR
- a CDS encoding ATP-binding protein yields the protein MQPAVTVTPARIPELLLGLATVRPVFLWGAPGIGKSSLVRDFAESLGLECVSLLGTQLAPEDLIGVPQIRDGRSVFCPPEAIARDEPYCLFLDELNASTPDVQKAFYSLILDRRIGSYELPQGSIVIGAGNRATDNALARPMASALINRLTHVHLQASAKDWLLWAASNGIHPWILDHLTDRPDHLWSKPPKTEEPFSTPRSWHMLSDALHSFGPGLDEDTLKVVAHGTLSPAHAVAFCGYVKIVRHAYGIDAILKGDASWPRGLGDRDLLYYLAEAFRGRLVKELPADKQHVSATGRQTAYRAKALLVQLAEISVEVAQAVIADDADGQPVLPAWFLVEAARDMPRLVEARR